A window from Heterodontus francisci isolate sHetFra1 chromosome 4, sHetFra1.hap1, whole genome shotgun sequence encodes these proteins:
- the rcl1 gene encoding RNA 3'-terminal phosphate cyclase-like protein isoform X2 — translation MDKVTNGSRIEINETGTTLYYQPGLLHGGRIEHDCHPQRSIGYYLEALLYLAPFMKRPLKATLRGVTNDQTDPSVDTLKVTALPLMKRFGVDGEGLELKVVRRGMAPGGGGEVMFSCPVRRFLKPVQFTDPGKIKRIRGVAYSVRVSPQIANRIVDSARSILNKFIPDIYIYTDHMKGANSGKSPGFGLSLVAETINGTFLSAELASNPQGQGSPVLPEDLGKNCAKLLLEEVYRGGCVDSINQSLALLYMALGQQDVSKVQIGPLSPYTIEFLRHLKSFFQIMFKIEAQPMEEQKGGEKVLMTCIGIGFSNISKTVT, via the exons ATGGACAAGGTAACAAATGGCTCCCGCATTGAAATAAATGAAACTG GTACTACACTCTATTACCAACCGGGTCTTCTACACGGAGGAAGGATTGAACATGACTGCCATCCCCAACGATCCATTGGCTATTACCTGGAAGCCTTGCTCTATCTAGCTCCTTTCATGAAGAGACCATTAAAAGCCACCCTGAGAGGTGTCACCAATGATCAAACAGATCCTTCT GTGGATACTCTTAAAGTGACGGCCCTTCCCTTAATGAAAAGGTTTGGTGTGGATGGTGAAGGGCTTGAGCTGAAG GTAGTCCGGAGAGGCATGGCCCCTGGAGGAGGTGGTGAAGTTATGTTCTCGTGCCCAGTGCGGAGGTTTTTGAAGCCTGTCCAGTTTACTGACCCTGGCAAAATCAAGCGGATCAGAGGTGTGGC ATACTCTGTCAGGGTGTCTCCACAGATAGCCAACAGGATTGTTGATTCAGCCAGAAGCATTTTAAATAAGTTCATACCAGATATCTACATCTACACTGATCACATGAAAGGAGCAAATTCAGGAAA GTCCCCGGGATTTGGCTTGTCTTTAGTGGCAGAAACAATAAATGGAACGTTTCTCAGTGCTGAGCTGGCTTCAAATCCTCAGGGTCAAGGGTCACCGGTCCTACCAGAAGACCTTGGCAAGAACTGTGCAAAGCTGCTTTTAGAAGAAGTCTATAGA GGTGGCTGTGTGGATTCGATAAATCAAAGTTTGGCTCTACTATACATGGCCCTTGGACAACAGGATGTTTCGAAAGTTCAGATTGGTCCACTGTCCCCATACAC gaTTGAGTTTCTGCGCCATTTGAAAAGCTTCTTCCAAATCATGTTCAAAATTGAAGCCCAGCCCATGGAAGAACAGAAAGGTGGAGAGAAAGTATTAATGACTTGTATTGGCATTGGCTTTTCTAACATCAGCAAGACCGTCACATAG